From the Methanobrevibacter thaueri genome, the window CCTTTTTCCAGGCAAGTCCCGCAGCCACAATCGCACCTATCAGACCTATATACCAAAGCTGGTTATCCACTGTCAATACGCCAGGGCATATCAGGGCGGCAAGCGCAGTGTATGGAATCAGATTGAGGAACTTCTCGAATTTCGGCGAGAAATTCAACTTGTCGATGAACAACGCTGGAATCAGTCTTGGAATGAATGTGACAAGCGCACAGCCAAGAATTACGAGATTTACATAATCCATCATACATCCCCTCCAAGTATGTATTCGTCATCGACTATGTACATTCCTATTGCCGCTCCAACGAGTGTTGAGACGATCAGTGACCAGTTTCCCAGAAACTGTCCTAAAACCACATTCAAGACTGCTGTTATCAAAACAAGCAATGCAATCTGTTTGGATTCCTTGATTGAAGGTATCAGAATGGCCACAAAGAGAGCATATAGTGAAATGTTGAAACTGTTTGTGACGATTACAGGAAGCAGGTCAAGAACAACAACACCAATTCCCGCACCTAAAATCCATGACAGCCATGCGATGATTGCAATTCCAAGATA encodes:
- a CDS encoding AzlD domain-containing protein, producing MMDYVNLVILGCALVTFIPRLIPALFIDKLNFSPKFEKFLNLIPYTALAALICPGVLTVDNQLWYIGLIGAIVAAGLAWKKVPLGAIVILTVVILIAVYSIVPMF